In the genome of Bradyrhizobium sp. CIAT3101, one region contains:
- a CDS encoding bifunctional transaldolase/phosoglucose isomerase produces the protein MNPVKELEKHGQAVWLDFLARGFIAKGDLKRLIDTDGVKGVTSNPSIFEKAIGSSDEYDAPIGKALKRGDRTVADLFEAVAVEDIQNAADVLRPVYDRLKGHDGYVSLEVSPYLAMDTSGTVAEARRLWKDVNRKNLMVKVPATPEGLPAIETLIGDGISINITLLFSKAVYLQVAEAYLAGLEKYVAGGGDPSHVASVASFFVSRIDSVVDKQLDEKIARANDPSEKERLAALKGKVAIANAKVAYQDYKRLFSGPRWEKLAAKGAKPQRMLWASTGTKNKDYSDVLYVEELIGPDTINTVPPATLDAFRDHGKPRDSLEENVDDARHVLEELERSGVSLDAITEELVKDGVKQFADAADKLYGAVAHKRATVLGPAIDRQQLSLGDGLGKAVAKSTEEWRASAKIRRLWQRDKSVWTGTDEDKWLGWLDSAAKADVADYEDYANRVKGQKFSDAVVLGMGGSSLGPEVLAETFARKAGFPKLHVLDSTDPAQVRAMEAKIDIANTVFIVSSKSGGTTEPNAMKDYFHERVAQALGPKAKTGFRFIAVTDPGSSLEKAAKTLNYARIFHGEPSIGGRYSVLSPFGLVPAATAGIDVKTFIKHALAMARSCGPDVPPSENPGVQLGLAMGLAGLEGRDKVTILASKKIADFGAWAEQLIAESTGKEGKGLIPIAGEPLVESAAYGNDRFFIDIRTEGETDAAHDSALAGIEAAGHPVVRIVMKSIDHLGQEFFRFEMATAVAGSILGINPFDQPDVEAAKIKTRELTSAYEKTGALPAEEPVVSTAEFDLYTDDTNAAALRTMGANGDLTSWLKAHITRSRRGDYFALLGYIARDKATIEALQEMRTAVLEKRHLATAAEFGPRFLHSTGQAYKGGPDSGVFLQITADDAKDLAVPGQKASFGVIKAAQARGDFDVLTERGRRALRVHLKGPLKKGLATLNAALNDALN, from the coding sequence ATGAATCCCGTCAAAGAACTGGAAAAGCACGGACAAGCCGTCTGGCTGGACTTCCTCGCCCGTGGCTTCATCGCCAAGGGCGACCTGAAGCGGCTGATCGACACCGACGGCGTCAAGGGCGTGACCTCCAATCCGTCGATCTTCGAAAAGGCGATCGGCAGCTCGGACGAATATGACGCCCCGATCGGCAAGGCGCTGAAGCGCGGCGACCGGACCGTGGCCGATTTGTTCGAGGCGGTCGCGGTCGAGGACATCCAGAACGCCGCCGACGTGCTGCGCCCGGTCTATGACCGCCTCAAAGGCCATGACGGCTATGTCAGCCTCGAGGTCTCGCCCTATCTGGCGATGGACACGTCAGGCACGGTCGCCGAAGCGCGACGGCTGTGGAAGGACGTCAATCGCAAGAACCTGATGGTGAAGGTGCCGGCGACGCCGGAAGGCCTGCCGGCGATCGAAACACTGATCGGCGACGGCATCAGCATCAACATCACCCTGTTGTTCTCGAAGGCGGTCTATCTCCAGGTCGCCGAGGCCTACCTCGCCGGCCTCGAGAAATACGTCGCCGGCGGCGGCGACCCCTCGCATGTCGCGAGCGTGGCGAGCTTCTTCGTCAGCCGCATCGACAGCGTGGTCGACAAGCAGCTCGACGAGAAGATCGCGCGGGCCAACGACCCGTCCGAAAAGGAGCGCCTCGCCGCGCTGAAGGGCAAGGTCGCGATCGCCAACGCCAAGGTCGCCTACCAGGATTACAAGCGGCTGTTCTCGGGCCCCCGCTGGGAGAAGCTCGCCGCCAAGGGCGCCAAGCCGCAGCGCATGCTGTGGGCCTCGACCGGCACCAAGAACAAGGACTACAGCGACGTCCTCTATGTCGAGGAGCTGATCGGCCCGGACACCATCAACACCGTGCCGCCCGCGACGCTCGATGCATTCCGCGACCACGGCAAGCCGCGTGACAGCCTAGAAGAGAACGTCGACGACGCCCGCCATGTGCTGGAAGAGCTGGAGCGCTCCGGCGTCTCGCTCGACGCCATCACCGAGGAGCTGGTCAAGGACGGCGTCAAGCAGTTTGCAGACGCCGCCGACAAGCTCTACGGCGCCGTCGCCCACAAGCGCGCCACCGTGCTCGGGCCGGCGATCGACCGCCAGCAGCTCTCGCTGGGTGACGGCCTCGGCAAGGCCGTTGCCAAGAGCACCGAGGAATGGCGCGCATCGGCCAAGATCCGCAGGCTGTGGCAGCGCGACAAATCGGTCTGGACCGGGACGGACGAGGACAAATGGCTCGGCTGGCTCGACAGCGCGGCGAAAGCCGACGTTGCCGACTACGAGGACTATGCCAACCGCGTGAAGGGCCAGAAATTCTCCGACGCCGTCGTGCTCGGCATGGGCGGATCGAGCTTGGGGCCGGAAGTGCTGGCCGAGACCTTTGCGAGGAAGGCGGGCTTCCCGAAGCTGCACGTGCTGGATTCCACCGATCCGGCGCAGGTGCGGGCGATGGAGGCCAAGATCGACATCGCCAACACCGTGTTCATCGTCTCCAGCAAATCCGGCGGCACCACCGAGCCGAACGCGATGAAGGACTATTTCCATGAGCGCGTGGCGCAGGCGCTCGGCCCGAAGGCCAAGACCGGCTTCCGCTTCATCGCGGTGACCGATCCCGGCTCCTCGCTGGAAAAGGCGGCGAAGACGCTCAACTACGCCCGAATCTTCCATGGCGAGCCGTCGATCGGCGGTCGCTATTCGGTGCTGTCGCCGTTCGGCCTGGTGCCGGCGGCCACCGCCGGCATCGACGTCAAAACCTTCATCAAGCATGCGCTTGCGATGGCGCGCTCCTGCGGACCGGACGTGCCGCCAAGCGAAAACCCGGGCGTGCAGCTCGGCCTCGCCATGGGCCTCGCCGGCCTCGAAGGCCGCGACAAGGTGACGATCCTCGCGTCGAAGAAGATCGCCGATTTCGGCGCCTGGGCCGAGCAGCTCATCGCGGAATCGACCGGCAAGGAGGGCAAGGGCCTGATCCCGATTGCCGGCGAACCGCTGGTCGAATCCGCGGCTTACGGCAACGACCGCTTCTTCATCGACATCCGCACCGAGGGCGAGACGGACGCCGCACACGATTCGGCGCTGGCCGGCATCGAAGCGGCGGGCCATCCCGTCGTCCGCATCGTCATGAAGTCGATCGACCATCTGGGTCAGGAGTTCTTCCGCTTCGAGATGGCGACCGCCGTGGCAGGCTCGATCCTCGGGATCAACCCGTTCGACCAGCCCGACGTCGAAGCGGCGAAGATCAAGACCCGCGAGCTGACGTCGGCGTACGAGAAGACCGGCGCGCTGCCGGCCGAAGAGCCCGTGGTGAGCACCGCGGAGTTCGACCTCTACACCGACGACACCAACGCCGCCGCGTTGCGCACCATGGGAGCCAATGGCGACCTTACCTCCTGGCTCAAGGCGCACATCACGCGCTCGCGGCGCGGTGATTATTTTGCCCTGCTCGGCTACATCGCGCGCGACAAGGCCACCATCGAGGCGCTGCAGGAGATGCGGACGGCCGTGCTCGAGAAGCGGCATCTGGCGACCGCCGCCGAATTCGGCCCGCGCTTCCTGCACTCCACGGGCCAGGCCTACAAGGGCGGGCCCGATAGCGGCGTGTTCCTGCAGATCACCGCCGATGACGCCAAGGACCTGGCCGTGCCGGGCCAGAAAGCGAGCTTCGGCGTGATCAAGGCGGCGCAGGCACGCGGCGATTTCGACGTGCTCACCGAGCGCGGCCGGCGCGCGCTTCGGGTGCACCTGAAGGGTCCGCTCAAGAAAGGTCTCGCGACGCTCAACGCGGCGCTTAACGACGCGCTGAATTA
- a CDS encoding PrkA family serine protein kinase, giving the protein MYNDSLFNAFARSFEARSQHDMSMAEYLESCRSDPMKYANAAERLLAAIGDPQTIDTAKDPRLGRIFLNRTIRTYPAFAGFYGMEETIERIVGFFRHAAQGLEERKQILYLLGPVGGGKSSLAERLKSLMEVHPIYVLKAGDELSPVFESPLSLFDPDNLGPMLEEKYGIPRRRLTGLMSPWCYKRLEAFGGDISQFRVAKIQPSRLRQIAVSKTEPGDENNQDISSLVGKVDIRKLETYAQNDPDAYSYSGGLNRANQGVLEFVEMFKAPIKMLHPLLTATQEGNYIGTENIGAIPFTGVILAHSNEAEWASFKSNKNNEAFIDRICVIKVPYCLRVTEEQKIYEKLIQGSELAAAPCAPSTLETLARFSVMSRLRKHENSTLFGKMRVYDGESLKESDPKARSVQEYRDAAGVDEGMDGVSTRFAFKILAATFNHDPQEVAADAVHLMYALEQSIRREQLPEEVEKRYLEFIKADLAPRYAEFIGNEIQKAYLESYSDYGQNLFDRYVDYADAWIEDQDFKDPDTGQLLDRELLNQELTKIEKPAGIANPKDFRNEVVKFSLRSRAQNGGKNPTWTSYEKIRDVIEKRIFSQVEDLLPVISFGSKKDGETEKKHGEFVARMVERGYTERQVRRLVEWYMRVKQAG; this is encoded by the coding sequence ATGTACAACGATTCTCTATTCAACGCTTTCGCTCGGTCGTTCGAGGCGAGAAGCCAGCACGACATGTCGATGGCGGAATATCTGGAATCGTGTCGAAGCGATCCCATGAAATACGCGAACGCGGCCGAACGGTTACTAGCGGCGATCGGCGACCCTCAGACGATTGACACGGCCAAGGACCCACGCCTTGGCCGTATTTTTTTGAATCGCACCATCCGTACCTATCCGGCCTTCGCCGGCTTCTACGGCATGGAAGAAACCATCGAGCGCATCGTCGGTTTCTTCCGACATGCGGCGCAAGGTCTCGAAGAGCGCAAGCAGATCCTCTATCTGCTCGGACCGGTCGGTGGCGGCAAATCCTCGCTCGCCGAGCGGCTGAAGTCGCTGATGGAAGTGCATCCGATCTACGTGCTCAAGGCCGGCGATGAACTCTCGCCGGTGTTCGAGAGCCCGCTCAGCCTGTTCGATCCGGATAACCTCGGGCCGATGCTGGAAGAGAAGTACGGCATTCCGCGCCGGCGCCTTACCGGCCTGATGAGCCCGTGGTGCTACAAGCGGCTGGAAGCCTTCGGCGGCGACATCTCGCAATTCCGCGTCGCCAAGATCCAGCCCTCGCGGCTGCGCCAGATCGCAGTGTCCAAGACCGAGCCCGGTGACGAGAACAACCAGGACATCTCCTCGCTGGTCGGCAAGGTCGATATCCGCAAGCTCGAGACCTATGCGCAGAACGATCCCGACGCCTACAGCTATTCCGGCGGCCTCAATCGCGCCAATCAGGGCGTGCTCGAGTTCGTTGAAATGTTCAAGGCACCGATCAAGATGCTGCACCCGTTGCTGACCGCAACGCAGGAAGGCAACTATATCGGCACCGAGAATATCGGCGCGATCCCGTTCACCGGCGTGATCCTCGCGCACTCCAACGAAGCGGAGTGGGCGAGCTTCAAGTCGAACAAGAACAACGAAGCCTTCATCGACCGCATCTGCGTCATCAAGGTGCCGTACTGCCTGCGGGTCACCGAGGAGCAGAAGATCTACGAGAAGCTGATCCAGGGCTCCGAGCTCGCGGCCGCACCTTGCGCGCCATCGACCCTGGAAACGCTGGCGCGGTTCTCGGTGATGTCGCGTCTGCGCAAGCACGAGAACTCCACGCTGTTCGGCAAGATGCGGGTCTATGACGGCGAGAGCCTGAAGGAATCCGATCCGAAGGCGCGCAGCGTCCAGGAATATCGCGATGCCGCCGGCGTCGACGAAGGCATGGACGGCGTCTCCACCCGCTTCGCCTTCAAGATCCTGGCTGCGACCTTCAACCACGACCCGCAGGAAGTCGCCGCCGACGCCGTGCACCTGATGTACGCGCTGGAGCAGTCGATCCGCCGGGAGCAGTTGCCCGAGGAAGTCGAGAAGCGCTATCTCGAATTCATCAAGGCGGATCTTGCGCCGCGCTACGCCGAGTTCATCGGCAACGAGATCCAGAAGGCGTATCTCGAATCCTACTCGGACTACGGCCAGAACCTGTTCGACCGCTATGTCGACTATGCGGATGCATGGATCGAGGACCAGGACTTCAAGGATCCCGACACCGGCCAGCTGCTTGATCGCGAATTGTTGAACCAGGAACTGACGAAAATCGAGAAGCCGGCGGGCATCGCCAACCCCAAGGATTTCCGCAACGAGGTCGTCAAATTCTCGTTACGGTCCCGGGCGCAGAACGGCGGCAAGAACCCGACCTGGACCTCCTACGAGAAGATTCGCGATGTGATCGAAAAGCGGATATTCTCTCAGGTCGAGGACCTGCTTCCGGTCATCTCGTTCGGTTCGAAGAAGGACGGCGAGACGGAGAAGAAGCACGGCGAGTTTGTCGCACGCATGGTGGAGCGCGGCTACACCGAGCGTCAGGTTCGCCGACTGGTCGAGTGGTACATGCGTGTGAAGCAAGCCGGTTGA
- a CDS encoding YeaH/YhbH family protein — protein MHIIDRRLNPGGKSLENRQRFLRRAKSLVQGAVKKTSQERDIKDVLEGGEVTIPLDGMHEPRFRREGGTRDMVLPGNKKFIEGDYLQRSGQGSAKDSGPGEGDSEDAFRFVLSRDEFVDLFLDDLELPDLAKRKIAQTESEGIQRAGYTTSGSPANISVSRTVKLALARRIALRRPSKEEIEALETEIAASTDEDERAELVARLEKLKAKTKRIPFIDPLDIRYRRYEKVPRPVAQAVMFCLMDVSGSMSEHMKDLAKRFYMLLYVFLKRRYKHVEIVFIRHTDRAEEVDEQTFFYGPASGGTLVSSALQAMHEIVRERFSPADWNIYAAQASDGDNSYSDGELTGLLLTEKILPVCQFFAYLEVGEAGGSAFDLSDSSLWTLYERLRNSGAPLSMRKVSERSEIFPVFHDLFQRRDTAQEKAAQ, from the coding sequence ATTCACATTATTGACAGGCGCCTGAATCCAGGCGGCAAGAGTCTTGAGAACCGCCAGCGGTTCTTGCGTCGGGCCAAATCCCTGGTGCAGGGCGCCGTCAAGAAGACCTCGCAGGAACGCGACATCAAGGACGTCCTGGAGGGTGGTGAGGTCACGATCCCGCTGGACGGCATGCACGAGCCGCGGTTCCGCCGTGAAGGCGGGACTCGCGACATGGTGCTGCCCGGCAACAAGAAGTTCATCGAGGGCGATTATCTGCAGCGCTCCGGCCAGGGCAGCGCCAAGGATTCCGGCCCCGGCGAAGGCGACAGCGAAGACGCCTTCCGCTTCGTGCTGAGCCGCGACGAGTTCGTCGATCTCTTCCTCGACGATCTCGAACTGCCGGATCTTGCCAAGCGCAAGATCGCGCAGACCGAGAGCGAAGGCATCCAGCGCGCCGGCTACACCACGTCAGGCTCGCCCGCCAACATCTCGGTCAGCCGCACCGTCAAGCTCGCGCTCGCCCGCCGCATCGCGCTCAGGCGTCCCAGCAAGGAAGAGATCGAAGCGCTGGAAACCGAGATCGCCGCATCGACCGACGAGGACGAGCGCGCGGAGCTCGTCGCCCGGCTCGAAAAACTCAAGGCGAAGACCAAGCGCATTCCCTTCATCGATCCGCTCGACATCCGCTACCGCCGCTACGAGAAGGTGCCCCGGCCGGTGGCGCAGGCCGTGATGTTCTGCCTGATGGACGTCTCCGGCTCGATGTCCGAGCACATGAAGGATCTGGCAAAGCGCTTCTACATGCTGCTCTACGTGTTCCTGAAGCGGCGCTACAAGCATGTCGAGATCGTCTTCATCCGCCACACCGACCGCGCCGAGGAGGTCGACGAGCAGACCTTCTTCTACGGCCCGGCCTCCGGCGGCACACTGGTGTCCAGCGCGCTGCAGGCGATGCACGAGATCGTGCGCGAACGGTTCAGCCCGGCGGACTGGAACATCTATGCCGCCCAGGCTTCCGACGGCGACAATTCCTATTCCGACGGCGAGCTCACCGGCCTGCTGCTGACCGAGAAGATTCTCCCGGTCTGCCAGTTCTTCGCCTATCTCGAGGTCGGGGAAGCCGGCGGCAGCGCCTTCGATCTCTCCGATTCCTCGCTCTGGACCCTCTACGAGCGCCTGCGCAACTCCGGCGCACCGCTCTCGATGCGCAAGGTCAGCGAGCGCAGCGAGATCTTTCCGGTGTTCCACGATCTGTTCCAGCGCCGCGACACTGCTCAGGAGAAAGCCGCTCAATGA
- a CDS encoding SpoVR family protein produces MTERLFEGADWDFHTLQRITDACEEVALKDLGLDVYPNQIEVITAEQMLDAYSSVGMPLFYKHWSFGKHFAYHEASYRKGLMGLAYEIVINSSPCISYLMEENTATMQTLVIAHAAFGHNHFFKNNYLFKQWTDAEGILDYLDFAKNYVMQCEERYGRTEVERTLDAAHALMSHGIDRYPGKKQLDLREEEKRAGRRRQHEEEVFNDLWRTVPKGASKARTAISLERRRKLLGLPQENLLYFLEKSAPRLAPWQRELLRIVRHIAQYFYPQSQTKVMNEGTATYVHYRIMTQLHQQGRITDGNFLEFLGSHTNVVFQPEFDDQRFSGFNPYALGFAMMQDIERIVTSPSDEDREWFPDIAGKNDVMGVLRDVWANYRDESFIGQFLSPKLMRQFRMFHLHDDPEERAGIRVDAIHDERGFRRVRRELARQHDVGYIDANIEVVDVDLSGDRRLILHHRVIKGSQLNETDAKRVLQHLADLWTYDVALIEVDASDKVLREYVVSPRPIAAAVA; encoded by the coding sequence ATGACGGAACGCTTGTTCGAAGGCGCCGATTGGGATTTCCACACCTTGCAGCGCATCACCGATGCCTGCGAGGAGGTGGCGTTGAAGGATCTCGGGCTCGACGTCTACCCGAACCAGATCGAGGTCATCACGGCCGAGCAGATGCTGGATGCCTATTCGTCCGTCGGCATGCCGCTGTTCTACAAGCACTGGTCGTTCGGCAAGCACTTCGCATACCACGAGGCGTCCTACCGCAAGGGCCTGATGGGCCTCGCCTATGAGATCGTGATCAACTCCTCGCCCTGTATCTCCTACCTCATGGAGGAGAACACGGCGACGATGCAGACGCTGGTGATCGCGCACGCGGCCTTCGGCCATAACCACTTCTTCAAGAACAATTACCTGTTCAAGCAGTGGACCGATGCGGAGGGCATTCTCGACTACCTGGATTTCGCCAAGAACTACGTCATGCAGTGCGAGGAGCGCTACGGCCGCACCGAGGTCGAGCGCACGCTGGATGCCGCGCATGCGCTGATGTCGCATGGCATCGATCGCTATCCCGGCAAGAAGCAGCTGGATCTGCGCGAAGAGGAGAAGCGGGCAGGGCGCCGCCGCCAGCACGAGGAGGAAGTCTTCAACGACCTCTGGCGCACCGTCCCCAAGGGCGCCTCGAAGGCTCGGACCGCGATCTCGCTCGAACGGCGCCGCAAGCTGCTCGGCCTGCCGCAGGAAAACCTGCTCTACTTCCTGGAGAAGAGCGCGCCGCGCCTGGCGCCCTGGCAGCGCGAGCTCTTGCGCATCGTCCGCCACATCGCCCAATATTTCTATCCGCAGAGCCAGACCAAGGTGATGAACGAGGGGACGGCGACCTACGTCCACTATCGCATCATGACCCAGCTGCATCAGCAGGGCCGCATCACCGACGGCAATTTCCTCGAATTTTTGGGATCGCACACCAATGTGGTGTTCCAGCCCGAATTCGACGATCAGCGTTTCTCCGGCTTCAATCCCTATGCGCTCGGCTTTGCCATGATGCAGGACATCGAGCGCATCGTCACCAGTCCGTCGGACGAGGACCGCGAATGGTTTCCTGACATCGCCGGCAAGAACGACGTGATGGGCGTGCTGCGCGACGTCTGGGCCAATTACCGCGACGAAAGCTTCATCGGGCAGTTCCTGAGCCCGAAGCTGATGCGGCAATTCCGCATGTTCCACCTGCACGACGATCCCGAGGAGCGCGCCGGCATCCGCGTCGACGCCATCCACGACGAGCGCGGTTTCCGCCGCGTCCGCCGCGAGCTGGCCCGCCAGCACGACGTCGGCTACATCGACGCCAACATCGAGGTGGTGGATGTCGACCTCTCCGGTGACCGCCGGCTGATCCTGCATCATCGCGTCATCAAGGGCTCGCAGCTCAACGAGACCGATGCCAAGCGGGTGCTGCAGCACCTGGCCGATCTCTGGACCTACGACGTCGCGCTGATCGAGGTCGATGCCAGCGACAAGGTGCTGCGCGAATATGTCGTGAGCCCGCGCCCGATCGCGGCGGCGGTGGCGTAA